A region from the Ciconia boyciana unplaced genomic scaffold, ASM3463844v1 HiC_scaffold_39, whole genome shotgun sequence genome encodes:
- the LOC140645858 gene encoding olfactory receptor 14J1-like, with protein MSNSSSITQFLLLAFADTRELQLLHFWLFLGIYLAALLGNGLIITAVACDHRLHTPMYFFLLNLSLLDLGSISTTVPKSMANSLWDTRAILYSGCAAQLFLFVFLMSAELYLLTIMAYDRYVAICKPLRYGTLVGSRACVHMAAAAWGSGFLNAVLHTTNTFSIPFCQGNAVDQFFCEIPKILNLSCSHSYLKEFVVLVITFPLAFGCFVSIVLSYVQIFRAVLRIPSQQGRHKAFSTCIPHLAVVSLFVSTGTFAYLKPPSTSSPSLDLVVAVLYSVVPSALNPSSIA; from the coding sequence atgtccaacagcagctccatcacccagttcctcctcctggcatttgcagacacacgggagctgcagctcttgcacttctggctcttcctgggcatctacctggctgccctcctgggcaacggCCTCATCATCACTGCTGTAGCCTGCGACCACcgcctccacacccccatgtacttcttcctcctcaacctctccctcctcgacctgggctccatctccaccactgtccccaaatccatggccaattccctgtgggacaccagggccATTCTGTACTCTGGATGTGCTGCCCAgctctttctgtttgtcttctTGATGTCAGCAGAATTGTATCTTCTCACTATCATGGCCTATGACCGCTAcgttgccatctgcaaacccctGCGCTATGGGACGCtcgtgggcagcagagcttgtgtccacatggcagcagcagcctggggcagcGGGTTTCTcaatgctgtgctgcacacgaccaatacattttccatacccttctgccaaggcaatgctgtggaccagttcttctgtgaaattcCTAAGATCCTCAATCTCTCCTGCTCACACTCCTACCTCAAGGAATTTGTTGTACTTGTCATTACTTTCCCATTAGCATTTGGgtgttttgtgtccattgtgCTGTCCTACgtgcagatcttcagggccGTGCTGAGGATCCCCTCTCAGCAGGGacggcacaaagccttttccacatGCATCCCTCACCTGGCCGTGGTCTCCCTGTTTGTCAGTACTGGCACTTTTGCCTACCTGAAgcccccctccacctcctccccatccctggatcTGGTGGTGGCAGTTCTGTACTCAGTGGTGCCTTCAGCATTGAACCCCTCATCTATAGCATGA